From the genome of Candidatus Ozemobacteraceae bacterium:
GGCGGGTTCTGAACTTGGGGAGTTCGACGAAGTGGAGCTCCATCAGGTCGGGCAGGAGCAGGCCGGTGTCTTTCTCGCGGAACTGGAACGCAGACTGGAACCGGTCGAGCCTGTCGAACATCACGAAATCGAGAATCGCAATGCCATAGGAGGGGTTGAGCTGGTCGAAACCCTGGGTTTCGCGGAGCTGGCCGGTATACAGGAGGGCCAGGTAGTATGCCAGGCGCTTCGCGAAGCTGGCCTCCTGGTTGGCCTGCATCTCGATCGTGAACCGACGGCCCGCGCCGTCGACGGCCTTCACGTCGACGATCGTGAACTTGTCGTCGTGGAACTCCTTCAGATTCAGCGGGCTCAGCAGGGTCAACTCGGCGATACACCGGTCGCCGGTGAAATGTAGAAGCGCATCGATCAGTCTCGCCAGGATCTCCTCGTTGCCCTCCCTGCCGAACACGAGTTTGAACACGACGTCATTCCGCAACGGATACACTTTCCGCTCCGCCATCATCCCGCTCCTTCGCCTGACGATTCGAAGCGGCCCGGCCGGTTCACGTCGCGCCGGCAATCCTGCTTCACCCATCCATCACGCGAAACCACAGGTCGGGGAAAATTCTTTTTCCCACTCCTCACCAGCATCAACTTCGATCTCACCCGCCTCGCGTCACGTGCTCAGCGCTTGGGAAAGTGAAAAATCGCCCCTCTTACTAACGGATATGCTATTATCTGTTACTAGTCTATCTGCAAAATAACGAAATGTTCCTTTCATGAAACGAACAACTATTGGCCTGTATGAGGAGAGCATCGGGGCAGGCGAGATTTGTAGCGCATTCGTTCCTGCGCCCCTTCCGCCTGACCCGCCGCTGTCGATCGACCCGATTCTCCAGGAAAAATTGGATCGCGCACATCTTGCGCTCGGACAGTTGAACGGCGTTTCGCGCTTCCTTCCCGACGCGAGCACTCTGCTGTATACCTTCATCCGAAAAGAAGCGGTCCTTTCCTCGAATATCGAGGGAACTCAGTCGTCCCTATCGGATCTTCTGATGTTCGAGGCTGATGCCGCCCCTGGAGTCCCCATCGACGATGTTCGGGAAGTGTCGAGTTACGTTCATGCCCTGGAAACGGGAATGACATTGCTTGCCCAGGGATTGCCGCCTTCGACTCACCTGCTCCTGGCCTGCCATCGCGATCTGTTGGCCCAGGGGAGGGGCTCCCGGAAGGCCCCGGGTGAGTTCCGGAAGACGCAGAACTGGATCGGCGGCGACCGGCCGAGCCGTGCCGCCTTCGTTCCACCGCCCCCCTTGCGGGTGATGGAGTGCTGGGGGCACCTTGAAAACTTTCTGAACGATATTCCCTCCCGAACATCGCCGCTCATCAAGGCGGC
Proteins encoded in this window:
- a CDS encoding Rpn family recombination-promoting nuclease/putative transposase; this encodes MAERKVYPLRNDVVFKLVFGREGNEEILARLIDALLHFTGDRCIAELTLLSPLNLKEFHDDKFTIVDVKAVDGAGRRFTIEMQANQEASFAKRLAYYLALLYTGQLRETQGFDQLNPSYGIAILDFVMFDRLDRFQSAFQFREKDTGLLLPDLMELHFVELPKFRTRPRRLQTRLEKWLHIIRFGEMYAGSKPLPDDLQSDKELVMAVKELKRVNSDERTRAILEQRDKEERIRITQINAALKQGREEGRDEERVSVVMNMLGEGLDISLISKVTGLSRAEIEALQKAHGAGSAKS
- a CDS encoding Fic family protein, which translates into the protein MKRTTIGLYEESIGAGEICSAFVPAPLPPDPPLSIDPILQEKLDRAHLALGQLNGVSRFLPDASTLLYTFIRKEAVLSSNIEGTQSSLSDLLMFEADAAPGVPIDDVREVSSYVHALETGMTLLAQGLPPSTHLLLACHRDLLAQGRGSRKAPGEFRKTQNWIGGDRPSRAAFVPPPPLRVMECWGHLENFLNDIPSRTSPLIKAALAHVQFETVHPFHDGNGRIGRLLIPLILIHDKILRHPLLYVSLYFKRHRQTYYDLLQKVRIEGDWEAWLGFFADAVTVSATEAVGLTELLNDLTARDREKVKASGRPGISALQVLDCFIRRPLLNSNQVQKLTKFALPTILRGFKLLEELGIIREITNRQRNRLYCYAKYLDLLNKEPDNHGTGQELV